GATTTGGAAGGGAAGGGCTGGTGGTTACGCCAGCCCCTGCAGTCCTTAGCTTGGATCGTAATCCAGTACCGGCGACAACCAGCGTTCCATTTCGGCAAGAGTCAGATTTTTGCGTGTGGCCAGGCTTTCCACCTGATCTTTGCTGATTTTACTGGTGTTGAAATAGCGGGAGTCCGGGTGCGAAAAATACCAGCCGGAAACTGCAGCCGCCGGGAACATGGCGAAATGCTCGGTCAGGGTCACACCGGTGGCATGGGTGGCATCCAGTACCTGGAATAACGTGGCCTTTTCCGTGTGATCCGGGCAGGCTGGATAACCCGGAGCAGGGCGAATTCCCTGATAGGCTTCCTTGATCAGGGCTTCGTTGTCCAGCGTTTCATCTTTAGCGTAACCCCAGAACTCCTTCCGCACCCGCTGGTGCATGTGTTCGGCAAAAGATTCGGCCAAGCGGTCTGCCAGTGCCTTGACCATAATCGCGCTATAGTCGTCGTGGGCTGCCTCATATTGTTTGGCCAATTCTTCCGCGCCAATGCCGGCGGTTACCACGAAACCGCCGACGTAATCCCGGTAGCCAGCGGGTGCCACATAATCGGCCAGGGACAGGTTGGGGTGGAGATCGCCGGGTTTTTTATTTTGCTGCCGGATGTGGTGCTGGGTGGCGATCGGACGGGTGCGGCTTTCGTCCTCAAACAGCGCGATATCATCGGCGCCGGCCCGATTGGCCGGCCAGAATCCGATCACAGCCCGGGCTTTCAGCAGTTTTTCGTCAATGATCTTCTTCAGCATGGCTTGTGCGTCAGCGAACAAGTTACGGGCCGCTTCGCCCACGACGTCATCTTCCAATATGCGGGGGTATTTGCCAGCCAGATCCCAGCTGATGAAAAAGGGTGTCCAGTCGATGGTGTCCACCAGTTGTGCCAGCGGGTAATCATCGAATATACGGGTGCCGGTAAATGCAGGCACCGGCGGCGTGTAATTGTCCCAGTCGGTTTTGAAGCCGGCTTTTACAGCATCGGGATAGGCGAGGGTGGTGCCCCGGGCTTTTCGCCCGGCGGTGCGTTCACGCACCGTGTCGTATTCGGCACGGGTCTGGTTTACCAGTTCCGGTTTAAGGGTGGGAGACATCAACTTGGTGGCCACCCCCACTGCACGCGAGGCATCGGCCACATAGATGACCTGGTCACACTTGAATTGGGGTTCAATCTTAACCGCGGTGTGGGCCTTGGAGGTAGTGGCACCCCCAATGAGCAATGGCAGGCTGATTTGCTGACGCTCCATCTCGCGCGCGACGGTGACCATTTCATCCAGCGATGGAGTGATCAGGCCGGACAGGCCGATGATGTCGCATTGTTCATCCTGAGCCACCTGCAGGATTTTTTCACAGGGGACCATGACCCCCAGGTCGATGACCTCAAAGTTATTGCATTGCAAGACCACGCCCACGATATTCTTGCCGATATCGTGCACATCGCCTTTCACCGTCGCCATCAGGATTTTGCCGTTGGGCTTGGCGCCTTCACTCTTTTCAGCCTCGATAAAAGGCTGCAGGTAGGCTACAGCCTGTTTCATGACCCGGGCAGATTTGACCACCTGTGGCAGGAACATTTTACCGGCACCAAACAGGTCGCCTACGACGTTCATGCCATCCATCAGAGGGCCTTCAATGACCTCGATGGGTTTGTTGGCGTTTTGGCGGGCGGCTTCCGTGTCTTCTTCAATAAAGCTGGTAATACCCTTGACCAGCGAGTGTTCAAGGCGTTTTTCCACCGGCCATTCGCGCCAGGCCAGATCTTCTTTTTTGGGGCCACTGCTGCCGTCGCCGCGGTAGTTGTCGGCAATGGCCAACAGGGCATCAGTGCTGCCTTCATGCCGGTTCAGGATGACATCCTCAACCTTTTGTTTAAGCTCTGCTGGCAGGTCGTCGTACACGGCCAACTGGCCCGCATTGACGATGCCCATATTCATCCCGGCCTGAATGGCGTGGTAGAGGAATACCGAGTGAATGGCTTCGCGCACGGGGTTGTTGCCCCTGAATGAAAAGGACACGTTGGATACACCACCGGAGACGCCCGCATGCGGTAAATTGGCCCGGATCCAGCGGGTGGCCTCAATAAAGTCAACCGCGTAATTGTTGTGTTCTTCAATACCCGTGGCGACCGCAAATATATTCGGGTCAAAAATAATGTCCTCGGGTGGAAAACCGACTTTATTCACCAGCACGTCATAGGAGCGCTGGCATATTTCAATCTTGCGGGCGGCAGTGTCGGCCTGACCGTCTTCGTCAAAGGCCATTACAATGATGGCAGCACCATAGAGGCGGCACAGTCGGGCCTTTTCAATGAAATCAGCTTCGCCTTCTTTGAGCGAAATGGAGTTCACCAGAGGTTTACCTTGCACGCACTTGAGCCCGGCCTCAATCACGTCCCACTTGGACGAGTCCACCATGATAGGCACGCGGGCGATATCCGGTTCGCTGGCAATCAGGTTCAGGAAACGGACGATGGCTGCTTCTGCATCAAGCATGGCTTCGTCCATGTTGATGTCGATAATCTGCGCACCGTTTTCCACCTGCTCAAGCGCAACTTCAAGTGCTTCGTTGTATTTTTCTTCGAGAATCAGGCGCTTGAATTTAGCCGACCCGGTGACGTTGCAGCGTTCACCCACATTCACAAACAGGGAGTCGCGTTGGATGTTGAAGGGCTCCAAACCGGCCAGCCGGCAGGCGGGTTCAAGCGCCGGTAGCGGGCGTGGCGGGTATTTGGCCATGGCGTCGGCTATGGCGCGGATGTGAGCGGGTGTGGTGCCGCAGCAGCCACCGATAATGTTCAGGAACCCGCTGGCGGCAAACTCTTCCACCACCGCCACCATTTCCTCTGGTGTTTCATCGTATTCGCCGAATTCATTGGGAAGACCGGCATTGGGGTGAGCCGACACATTGCAGGCCGCCACCCGCGACAGTTCCTTGACATAGGCGCGCAGTTCTTTGGCGCCCAGTGCACAATTCAGACCGATGGAAATAGGTTTGGCGTGCGCCAGTGAATTGTAAAAGGCTTCTGTGGTCTGGCCGGACAGGGTGCGGCCCGAGGCATCGGTAATGGTGCCGGAGATCATGATGGGCAGTTCGATACCTTCGCGTTCGAAATAGGTATGAACGGCAAACACCGCGGCTTTGGCGTTGAGTGTATCGAAAATGGTTTCGATCAGAAGAATATCCGCGCCGCCCTTAACCAGACCGTCAATGGCTTCCAGGTAGTTGTCTACCAATACATCAAAGGTAATATTGCGCGCACCCGGGTCGTTGACATCGGGCGAAATCGAGCAGGTGCGGGAGGTCGGACCCAGTACACCGGCCACGAACCGGGGTTTATCCGGTGTTTTGGCGGAGTATTCATCGGCGACTTTGCGGGCCAGTGCGGCGGACGCCTGGTTGATCTCCCACACCACAGATTCGAGGTGATAGTCCGCCTGAGACACCTGGGTGGCGTTAAAGGTGTTGGTTTCAATGATATCGGCGCCCGCTTCCAGGTAGGCCGCATGAATACCGCCGATAACGTCCGGGCGGGTAATGGATAGCAGGTCGTTGTTGCCTGCCAAGTCATAGGCAAAATCGGCAAACCGGGTCCCCCGGTAATCTGACTCGCCCAATTTATGGGATTGAATCAGCGTCCCCATGCCGCCATCCAGAATCAGGATGCGTTGTTTGAGGGCTTGGTAGAGGAGGGTGCTGCGATCTGCCATGGAGCTGCGGGTCCGGTAGTTGACGGTTGTTTGATTCAATCTATATCAAAATATTTTGATGTAGGTTGGCCATTCTAACAGAATTGTGAGATTTGGGGGCCGTTTTTGCCCATTTATATCCGGCCGTTACGCTGTCAGAAGATTTGTGTTCATCTATTTAGCTTGCGCGCGCGTTCCATTAGAATACCCGACCAGTTTGATCAGGAATTATCCAAAGGCAGTTGCAACCCATGGTAAACGTCAATATTACCGAGTCCGCCCAGCAGTACCTGCGCGAGTTATTAGAGAAGCAGAATACGCCCGGTATCGCCATTCGCATGTTCGTGTCCAATCCCGGCACGCCCCAGGCGGAGACCTGCATCGCGTATTCTCGCCCGGGCGATGACCGGGATGCGGACGTGGAAGTGCAGTATGAGGGGTTTAATGCCTATTTTGAGGAGCGCAGCCTGCCTTACCTGGATGAGGCCAAAGTGGATTACTCGCCAGACAAGATGGGCGGTCAGCTGACAATCAGGGCGCCCAACTCCAAAATGCCAAAAATCAGTGACGACAGCCCGATCGAAGACAAGGTCAACTATGTGCTGTATAACGAGGTGAATCCGGGGTTGGCTTCTCACGGCGGTGTAGTCAGCCTGGTTAAGATCGATGATGCAGGCTATGCCGTGCTGAAATTCGGCGGTGGTTGTCAGGGCTGTTCGGCAGTGGATATCACGCTTAAAGAGGGCGTTGAGAAGACGCTGATAGGTAAGATCCCCGAATTAAAAGGCGTCAAGGACATGACCGATCACACGGACAAATCGAATGCCTACTATTGATGGTGTTCAGGTAATGAAAAGCGGGTTCAGGCCCGCTTTTTTTGTCTGCGGTATTAGCCTTGGCGACATTTACCGTCGTTAAGCAGCGATTAACCGAAATGTCCGGCAGCACTGATAGCGGCAGGGTAGACTCCAAACACGTGAATTTTCGCTCGGGATTTAGCAGATGATTACCTATACCTATTGGGTGTTGTTTTTCGCGCTCGCCGCCGGCGCGCTGTATCAATTTGGTAAACGCGGGGCTTGGAAATGGGGCTTTATTTCCGCTTCTGTCGTGATGGTCGCGGGCTGGTGCGCCTACTTTTTCCATTTTGAACAGGTCTTCGTCAAGCGCTTTGGTGGCGTAATGACTATCAGCGTCCCCAAGGGGCAGCAGCACATCGCGACTACCTGGAAGGACGACAATCTGTGGGTGGAAAATTACGACCCGGCCACCAATACCTGCTATTTCTATGAGTATTCCAAGGGCAATCTGTTAGAGGGGAAGGTGGTCATCAAACACTGTAATCCGGTGGGCCGCCAGGCCACTGTGCCGTCTGCCCCTTAGCGTCGACGGCTCATTCGTTGCTTGCGCTGCTCGGCCAGTACCCATTGGCTGATCCGCTTGGCATCGGCCGCGTTCATATCGACAAGGCTGAAGCCGCACCGGTATTTGTCATTCATCTTGTCATATTGCGGGTGCTTGGCCATCAGCTGCCAGTGCTGTTGGGGCAGTGCGGGGTGCAACTGGGCGCAACTGAACAGTTCGCCGGGTTCGATGGGTGGCCGGATAAATTTGTCAAACAGCACGCCCACGCCGTCTGCCGAGATGTCAAATACCTGCCCGTGTAGCGGTTCCGGGCGTTGATTGGATTCCAGCTGTATGTGGGGTCTGTCGGCGGCGGCAATATCTGCCCGGAATGCGGCGCGCCGTTGCCGGTGCAGCATTTTTTGCGGCAGCGTGAGTTTAACGGCAGGTAAATAGTCCCACTCTACCTGGTCCTGAACCTTTGCTTCACAGGATACCTGGATGCCGCCATAGGCCGCGCGAATCAGAATCGTTTGCCCCGACCTAAGCTGATGTTGCAGTGTTTCGTCCGATAACGCATCAATGAGCCAGTAACCAGTCTGGTCGTCTATGGCGACAACCATGCTTGAAGCCAGTGCCTGGGTACCCGGTTGCGCCACGGTGAGCAGGCTGCGGTTCAGTAACAAGGCCTGCAGTACCCGGAGAATGTCTTCGGGATTACTCAGATGCTGGCTTTCGGCTAATTGTTCATCCATCAGGTTTTATCAGGCCTGAGTGTAGGTAAGGGCCGCGCGCTGGGCCTTGTATGTACCTTTGGCGGTGTACAGGTTCTCGGCGGGTTTTTGCCCCTTAAGTAACTGCGTCAGCTGGCTCAGGCTGCGCTGGCTGCGGTTCAGTAGTTTACCGTTAGTTTCGTTTGCCGCTTTACATTGCTTAATGAGCTTTTCCAATTTGGCCCAGTTCTGCATGAGGGCCTGATCCCGACCTTTAGCCATGAGGTTACGCCATCCCACATCATTGGGTGGCAGCTGATTGGCGTCAAGCAGGGCCTTGCGTTTGCCTCCCGCTTGTTCCAGCGCCACCAGTAATTGGCTCTTCTGTTCGATAATCTGGCCCAGTTGATCCAGTTTGCGCTGCGCCAGCATGCCGGCTTCCTGCTGGAGCAACCCCAACAGCTGCCCGGCGTCCTTCAGCTCGGCCTGAATCAGGGACATGATTTGAAAACTCAGGGGTGTGGCCATTTCTCTATCCTGCATGTGATTCTGTCAGAACAAAGAAAGCAATATGAGTGCCATCAAAGAGGGGGATGTGGAGGGGCGTTCAAATACCGGCCGTGGAAGAGGGGATTACAGCGGTCAGATCCCCTCTGCGCCTAAAATGCGCTCTGCCAGGCGCTCCGGATCGATTTTATAGCTGCCGTCGGCAATCGCCGCTTTCAGGCTGGCGACCTTGTCCTGATCTACCACAGGTGCCTTTGCGATATTGTCTTCCAGCTTTTTGAGGCTGAGCGCCTCTTTGCTCAGATTAACGCTATCGACCGGGTTTGCTGGCGCATCGGCCTGGTTTGCCCGGTTCTCAGCCACGCGGTTATTGCCCCGTTGGCTCTGCTGAGTTGCCAGATTACCAAGTCCGGCTTTGGGATCAATCATCATAATGTGGCCTGCTTTATCGTGAGTGCGCACTGTGTTTGGGTCATATGACCCGCTGGCGTGCGGTTTGTCATACCCGGAAACAATACTATCAATTTAGTCGTTGTACACCGGAATCACTACTGTACATTGGGTTGTCGGCGGGTTTCGCAGAAGCTTTAGGCTTTTTTTACCCTCCGCAGGAATTCCTTACCCCGAACCCTTACCATGCCCCTTACATTGGTACTTCAACACGTCCCTCAGCCACCACCTTTGCCCGTATCTTTCGCTCCGAACGCAGGTTCTCTATGGGAATCTGCTGGCCTAGTCGGCCATTGCTCAAGGCGGTACCCGGTGCAATCACGGTTAACCCACCGATATTGGCGGCGACTACCACTCTGTCACCCCGCTGGATAAGCATTGGTTCAATCAGATCCCGCGCGCGGAGTGCCTGTTGCGGGCGTAATGAGCGCCGCGTCTCCATGCCGATGGCCTCTTCTTTAAGCAGTAAAAAGCCCCTTGGCGCCTGATCCAGTGGCACTTCAATCAGCACCAGGTCGGCGTCCGTCAGTTGCTCGCCCTTGGGCAGACTGGTCGATGCATGAACCACAGGGGCCCGGATAGTGACGTCGGCGGAGACATACAAGTTCCAGGGGTGCGCGCCATTGCAGCTGACTCTGACGGTGCTTTGCCCCCCGGCTGGCGAGAGCGAGGAGTGCGATGGTGTCAATTCTTTGTCGCAACGACGCAGTTTCAGCCGGTCGTCTGGTTGATTGACCCTGATGCTCAGATTGTATGCAGGATAGAGCCCCTGATAGTACGCCGTCAGGTAGTCCTGCGCGGTCCGGGATACCGGCTCTAATGCTTGCCACTGTTCCGTAGCCACACACACCTGTGATAGCACTGCCAGTACACCGAAAGTCAATGTACGCAAACAGGTCATAGGGGCGCCTCTCGCTATTGTGTAACTAAAGTAAATGCCGGGTTCGCCGACAAGCTTTCTGGTAGCTATCCTTGTCAGAGCTTTGACAGTACCGGCTTTGTTAAGGGTTGATGCAACATACATGCCGGGCGGCGAAAGCATTGAACATGGGCTATGTTTAATGGCAGCGGTAATATCCGGCTAGTTTTGGGGGCCAGAATGGCAGGTGTTTTAGACAGTGTTAACCAACGTACACAGCTGGTAGGCCAGAATCGCCTGGAGCTGTTGCTGTTCCGGCTCGCAGGCAAGCAGCTGTATGGTATTAACGTGTTCAAAGTCAAAGAGGTGCTGCAATGCCCACCTCTGAACGAAATTCCTAAGCGCAACCCCGTCGTTCGTGGTGTGGCGCACATCCGCGGTGGCACCATTTCCATAATGGATATGAACCTGGCCACGGGTCATGGGCCCTTGCGGAATCTTCAGGAATGCTTCGTCATCATTACCGAATACAACCGTTCAACCCAGGGCTTTCTGGTCAATAAGGTCGAGCGGATTGTCAATATGAACTGGGAAAGTATTCATCCGCCACCCAAAGGTTCTGGGCATGAAAACTACCTCACTGCGGTTACCGAGGTCGAAGGCCAGCTGGTTGAGATTATCGACGTTGAAAAAATTCTGGCGGAGGTGTCGCCAATCAACGAAGAAATATCTGCCGGGGTTATCGAGGACGGCATTGCTGAACGCGTAGTGCAGAAGCACGTGTTAATTGCCGATGATTCCACCATTGCGCGCAAGCAAATTCAGCGTGTGATCGAGTCCATGGGGCTGAAAACGACGCTGTGCAAGGATGGCAGGGAAGCGCTGGAATTTCTGGAGGGTCTGGCCAAAGAAGGCAAAAAGGTTTCTGAGGAACTGCTGTTGGTTATTTCAGATATCGAGATGCCTGAAATGGACGGTTATACCTTTACTGCGGAAGTCCGTGCCAACCCGGCGCTGAAGGATTTGCACATCATTCTGCACACCTCCCTCAGTGGTGTCTTTAACGAGGCGATGGTGAAAAAGGTGGGTGCCAATGACTTTCTGGCTAAATTTCATCCCGATGACCTTGCCCGTAGGGTGAATGACC
This region of Simiduia agarivorans SA1 = DSM 21679 genomic DNA includes:
- the metH gene encoding methionine synthase; translated protein: MADRSTLLYQALKQRILILDGGMGTLIQSHKLGESDYRGTRFADFAYDLAGNNDLLSITRPDVIGGIHAAYLEAGADIIETNTFNATQVSQADYHLESVVWEINQASAALARKVADEYSAKTPDKPRFVAGVLGPTSRTCSISPDVNDPGARNITFDVLVDNYLEAIDGLVKGGADILLIETIFDTLNAKAAVFAVHTYFEREGIELPIMISGTITDASGRTLSGQTTEAFYNSLAHAKPISIGLNCALGAKELRAYVKELSRVAACNVSAHPNAGLPNEFGEYDETPEEMVAVVEEFAASGFLNIIGGCCGTTPAHIRAIADAMAKYPPRPLPALEPACRLAGLEPFNIQRDSLFVNVGERCNVTGSAKFKRLILEEKYNEALEVALEQVENGAQIIDINMDEAMLDAEAAIVRFLNLIASEPDIARVPIMVDSSKWDVIEAGLKCVQGKPLVNSISLKEGEADFIEKARLCRLYGAAIIVMAFDEDGQADTAARKIEICQRSYDVLVNKVGFPPEDIIFDPNIFAVATGIEEHNNYAVDFIEATRWIRANLPHAGVSGGVSNVSFSFRGNNPVREAIHSVFLYHAIQAGMNMGIVNAGQLAVYDDLPAELKQKVEDVILNRHEGSTDALLAIADNYRGDGSSGPKKEDLAWREWPVEKRLEHSLVKGITSFIEEDTEAARQNANKPIEVIEGPLMDGMNVVGDLFGAGKMFLPQVVKSARVMKQAVAYLQPFIEAEKSEGAKPNGKILMATVKGDVHDIGKNIVGVVLQCNNFEVIDLGVMVPCEKILQVAQDEQCDIIGLSGLITPSLDEMVTVAREMERQQISLPLLIGGATTSKAHTAVKIEPQFKCDQVIYVADASRAVGVATKLMSPTLKPELVNQTRAEYDTVRERTAGRKARGTTLAYPDAVKAGFKTDWDNYTPPVPAFTGTRIFDDYPLAQLVDTIDWTPFFISWDLAGKYPRILEDDVVGEAARNLFADAQAMLKKIIDEKLLKARAVIGFWPANRAGADDIALFEDESRTRPIATQHHIRQQNKKPGDLHPNLSLADYVAPAGYRDYVGGFVVTAGIGAEELAKQYEAAHDDYSAIMVKALADRLAESFAEHMHQRVRKEFWGYAKDETLDNEALIKEAYQGIRPAPGYPACPDHTEKATLFQVLDATHATGVTLTEHFAMFPAAAVSGWYFSHPDSRYFNTSKISKDQVESLATRKNLTLAEMERWLSPVLDYDPS
- the nfuA gene encoding Fe-S biogenesis protein NfuA, producing MVNVNITESAQQYLRELLEKQNTPGIAIRMFVSNPGTPQAETCIAYSRPGDDRDADVEVQYEGFNAYFEERSLPYLDEAKVDYSPDKMGGQLTIRAPNSKMPKISDDSPIEDKVNYVLYNEVNPGLASHGGVVSLVKIDDAGYAVLKFGGGCQGCSAVDITLKEGVEKTLIGKIPELKGVKDMTDHTDKSNAYY
- a CDS encoding flagellar brake protein translates to MDEQLAESQHLSNPEDILRVLQALLLNRSLLTVAQPGTQALASSMVVAIDDQTGYWLIDALSDETLQHQLRSGQTILIRAAYGGIQVSCEAKVQDQVEWDYLPAVKLTLPQKMLHRQRRAAFRADIAAADRPHIQLESNQRPEPLHGQVFDISADGVGVLFDKFIRPPIEPGELFSCAQLHPALPQQHWQLMAKHPQYDKMNDKYRCGFSLVDMNAADAKRISQWVLAEQRKQRMSRRR
- a CDS encoding flagella synthesis protein FlgN, encoding MATPLSFQIMSLIQAELKDAGQLLGLLQQEAGMLAQRKLDQLGQIIEQKSQLLVALEQAGGKRKALLDANQLPPNDVGWRNLMAKGRDQALMQNWAKLEKLIKQCKAANETNGKLLNRSQRSLSQLTQLLKGQKPAENLYTAKGTYKAQRAALTYTQA
- the flgM gene encoding flagellar biosynthesis anti-sigma factor FlgM, which translates into the protein MMIDPKAGLGNLATQQSQRGNNRVAENRANQADAPANPVDSVNLSKEALSLKKLEDNIAKAPVVDQDKVASLKAAIADGSYKIDPERLAERILGAEGI
- the flgA gene encoding flagellar basal body P-ring formation chaperone FlgA; this translates as MTCLRTLTFGVLAVLSQVCVATEQWQALEPVSRTAQDYLTAYYQGLYPAYNLSIRVNQPDDRLKLRRCDKELTPSHSSLSPAGGQSTVRVSCNGAHPWNLYVSADVTIRAPVVHASTSLPKGEQLTDADLVLIEVPLDQAPRGFLLLKEEAIGMETRRSLRPQQALRARDLIEPMLIQRGDRVVVAANIGGLTVIAPGTALSNGRLGQQIPIENLRSERKIRAKVVAEGRVEVPM
- a CDS encoding chemotaxis protein CheV, translating into MAGVLDSVNQRTQLVGQNRLELLLFRLAGKQLYGINVFKVKEVLQCPPLNEIPKRNPVVRGVAHIRGGTISIMDMNLATGHGPLRNLQECFVIITEYNRSTQGFLVNKVERIVNMNWESIHPPPKGSGHENYLTAVTEVEGQLVEIIDVEKILAEVSPINEEISAGVIEDGIAERVVQKHVLIADDSTIARKQIQRVIESMGLKTTLCKDGREALEFLEGLAKEGKKVSEELLLVISDIEMPEMDGYTFTAEVRANPALKDLHIILHTSLSGVFNEAMVKKVGANDFLAKFHPDDLARRVNDRVKEMCGESILDEEP